Proteins from one Corynebacterium testudinoris genomic window:
- a CDS encoding phosphomannomutase/phosphoglucomutase, whose protein sequence is MRTRESVTSVIKAYDVRGVVGQDIDADFIRDTGAAFGHLLRGEGETQVAIGYDMRPSSPDLAAAFAEGLNSQGIHVILLGLTSTDELYFASGTLECAGAMFTASHNPAKYNGIKLCRSGARPVGQQSGLADIIDMLVDGVPAYDGAPGTINEWDVLADYGSYLRNLVDLSGIRPLIVAVDAANGMGGHTVPEVFAGLPLDVRPLYFELDGTFPNHEANPLDPKNLVDLQKFTVDQGADIGLAFDGDADRCFVVDERGEPVSPSAITAIVAKRYLKQHPGATIIHNLITSKSVPEVITENGGVAVRTRVGHSFIKATMAETGAVFGGEHSAHYYFTEFFNADSGILAAMHVLAALGSQEQSLSEMMAEYNRYEASGEINSTVDDQAARTQAVLDAFADRIESVDELDGVTVELAGTPAWFNVRASNTEPLLRLNVEAPTRDEVDALVEEILGIIRA, encoded by the coding sequence ATGCGCACACGTGAATCAGTAACCTCCGTCATCAAGGCCTACGACGTCCGCGGCGTCGTCGGCCAAGACATCGATGCGGACTTCATCCGCGACACCGGCGCGGCCTTCGGCCACCTGCTGCGGGGAGAAGGGGAAACCCAGGTAGCCATCGGCTACGACATGCGCCCGTCCTCCCCGGACTTGGCCGCCGCCTTCGCGGAAGGGCTCAATTCCCAAGGCATCCACGTGATCCTCCTGGGCCTGACTTCCACTGATGAGCTTTACTTCGCTTCCGGCACCCTCGAATGCGCCGGGGCGATGTTCACCGCCTCCCACAACCCGGCGAAGTACAACGGCATCAAGCTCTGCCGCTCGGGTGCGCGCCCGGTCGGCCAGCAATCCGGCTTGGCCGACATCATTGACATGCTGGTCGACGGCGTCCCGGCCTACGACGGTGCACCCGGCACCATCAACGAGTGGGATGTGCTCGCTGACTACGGTTCCTACCTGCGCAACCTGGTGGATCTTTCTGGCATTCGCCCCCTCATCGTGGCTGTCGATGCGGCCAACGGCATGGGCGGGCACACCGTCCCCGAGGTCTTCGCCGGGCTGCCCCTCGATGTGCGCCCCCTCTACTTTGAGCTCGATGGCACCTTCCCCAACCACGAGGCCAACCCGCTGGACCCGAAGAACCTCGTGGACCTGCAGAAATTCACCGTCGACCAGGGCGCAGACATCGGCCTGGCCTTCGACGGTGACGCCGATCGCTGCTTCGTGGTGGATGAACGCGGTGAACCGGTGAGCCCGTCGGCGATCACCGCGATCGTCGCCAAGCGCTACCTCAAGCAGCACCCCGGCGCCACGATCATCCACAACCTCATCACGTCGAAGTCGGTGCCCGAAGTCATCACCGAGAACGGCGGGGTGGCCGTGCGCACCCGAGTGGGACACTCCTTCATCAAGGCCACCATGGCCGAGACGGGCGCCGTGTTCGGCGGCGAGCACTCCGCCCACTACTACTTCACCGAGTTCTTCAACGCCGACTCCGGCATCCTCGCCGCCATGCACGTCCTCGCGGCTTTGGGCTCGCAGGAGCAGTCGCTGAGCGAGATGATGGCCGAGTACAACCGCTACGAAGCCTCCGGTGAAATCAACTCCACCGTCGACGATCAAGCGGCCCGCACCCAGGCCGTCCTCGACGCCTTCGCCGATCGCATTGAGTCCGTCGACGAGCTCGATGGCGTCACCGTCGAACTGGCCGGCACCCCCGCGTGGTTCAACGTGCGCGCCTCCAACACGGAACCGTTGCTGCGCCTCAACGTCGAAGCCCCCACCCGCGACGAGGTGGATGCCCTCGTCGAGGAGATCTTGGGCATCATCCGCGCCTAG
- the manB gene encoding mannose-1-phosphate guanylyltransferase → MTVSANPAQTDAVILVGGRGTRLRPLTINTPKPMLSTAGYPFLQHLLARIKAAGITHVVLGTSYRAEVFEEYFGDGSEMGLEIEYVVEEEALGTGGGIRNVFDRLRHETVMVFNGDVLAGTDLNAILATHEEKNADVTLHLVRVPDPRAFGCVPTDADGRVLEFLEKTEDPPTDQINAGCYVFRREIIEAIPAGRVVSVERETFPGLLAAGRRVYGHVDYAYWRDMGRPDDFVRGSSDLVRGIAHSPLLEGRTGESLIDESAGVAAGCLLLGGTSVGRGSEIGAGSRLDDTVVFDGVTIEPGAIIEDSIIASGARIGANARISGCVIGEGAQIGARCELQSGMRVWPGVVIPDNGVRFSSDA, encoded by the coding sequence ATGACTGTTTCTGCTAATCCTGCCCAGACTGATGCCGTCATCCTGGTTGGTGGTCGCGGCACGCGGCTGCGGCCGCTGACGATTAATACGCCGAAGCCGATGCTGTCGACGGCTGGGTACCCCTTCCTGCAGCATCTGCTGGCCCGCATCAAGGCGGCGGGGATCACGCACGTGGTGCTGGGGACGTCGTATCGGGCGGAGGTGTTCGAGGAGTACTTCGGGGATGGCTCGGAGATGGGTTTGGAGATCGAGTACGTCGTCGAGGAGGAGGCGTTGGGTACCGGCGGCGGTATCCGTAACGTCTTTGATCGCCTGCGCCATGAGACGGTCATGGTCTTCAACGGTGACGTGTTGGCTGGTACGGACCTCAACGCCATTTTGGCCACGCATGAAGAGAAGAATGCGGACGTGACCTTGCATTTGGTTCGCGTGCCTGATCCTCGGGCGTTCGGCTGCGTGCCCACGGATGCCGATGGCCGGGTTCTGGAGTTTTTGGAAAAGACCGAGGATCCGCCGACTGATCAGATCAACGCCGGTTGCTATGTCTTCCGCCGCGAGATCATCGAGGCTATTCCTGCCGGTCGGGTTGTCTCCGTTGAGCGTGAGACGTTCCCGGGGCTGTTGGCGGCCGGCCGCCGCGTGTACGGCCATGTCGATTACGCCTACTGGCGCGACATGGGCCGCCCGGACGATTTCGTTCGCGGTTCCTCCGACTTGGTCCGAGGTATTGCGCATTCGCCGCTGCTGGAGGGTCGCACCGGAGAATCGCTTATCGACGAATCCGCGGGGGTCGCCGCTGGCTGCCTCCTGCTGGGAGGCACGTCGGTCGGCCGCGGTAGTGAGATCGGGGCGGGGAGCCGCCTGGACGACACGGTGGTGTTTGACGGGGTCACCATCGAGCCGGGTGCCATCATCGAGGATTCCATCATTGCGTCGGGCGCGCGGATCGGGGCTAATGCTCGGATCTCTGGTTGCGTCATCGGGGAAGGCGCGCAGATCGGGGCCCGTTGTGAGCTGCAAAGCGGCATGCGAGTCTGGCCGGGCGTGGTCATTCCGGACAATGGAGTGCGCTTCTCTTCGGATGCGTGA
- a CDS encoding DUF3499 domain-containing protein — protein MSQFRRCSRPGCGKPAVATMTYAYAESTAVVGPLAPAAEPHSWDLCEHHAEKITAPLGWEMLRVDHIDIDDDEDLTALAEAVREAGRVTSGLIDSDEVARPDVNQRDVTNPAASLHPVHRTKRVAEERQRRRSHLRLVPDGDSAAE, from the coding sequence GTGAGCCAGTTTCGTCGTTGTTCCCGCCCCGGTTGTGGCAAGCCCGCAGTCGCCACGATGACCTATGCCTACGCCGAGTCCACGGCCGTCGTCGGGCCACTGGCCCCGGCCGCCGAGCCCCATAGCTGGGACTTGTGCGAGCACCACGCCGAGAAGATCACCGCCCCGCTGGGCTGGGAGATGCTCCGCGTCGACCACATCGACATCGATGATGATGAGGATCTCACCGCATTAGCTGAGGCCGTCCGCGAGGCCGGACGGGTCACCAGCGGCCTGATTGATAGCGATGAGGTTGCCCGCCCCGACGTCAACCAGCGCGATGTGACCAACCCAGCCGCCTCCCTGCATCCCGTGCACCGCACGAAGCGGGTCGCCGAGGAACGCCAGCGTCGCCGCTCACACCTGCGCCTCGTGCCGGACGGGGACAGCGCTGCGGAGTAA
- a CDS encoding WhiB family transcriptional regulator — protein MANDAILRGRTTGGNSGSGSAALSLDDLFGAVEQEWQDQALCAQTDPEAFFPEKGGSTREAKRICQACSVRDDCLEYALEHDERFGIWGGLSDRERRRLKREIS, from the coding sequence ATGGCAAACGACGCCATTCTCCGTGGCAGAACCACCGGGGGCAACAGCGGGAGCGGGTCAGCGGCCTTGTCGCTCGATGACCTCTTCGGGGCTGTTGAGCAAGAATGGCAAGACCAAGCGCTCTGCGCACAAACCGATCCAGAAGCCTTTTTCCCAGAAAAGGGTGGCTCCACCCGTGAGGCCAAGCGCATCTGCCAAGCCTGCTCGGTACGCGATGATTGCCTGGAGTACGCGCTTGAGCACGATGAGCGCTTTGGCATCTGGGGCGGGCTCTCTGATCGTGAGCGCCGGCGCCTCAAGCGCGAGATAAGCTAG
- a CDS encoding metallopeptidase family protein → MHTRSFRDRHGRGLRGPQVPMAAPRYRSRATSFDVAVLEAYAPLQHSYAQQLAQLDLAVDTVPRMRLRADMTVLPNEIIADGPVPLGRIIPAGIDSSGQPTRARLVVFRMPVEQRTANAQERQDLLTTILTALVANYLNLDPRDIDPDYQW, encoded by the coding sequence ATGCACACCAGGAGTTTCCGCGACAGACATGGCCGTGGACTCAGGGGCCCCCAGGTCCCCATGGCCGCCCCGCGCTACCGCTCCCGCGCGACGTCTTTTGATGTCGCCGTACTGGAGGCTTACGCCCCCCTACAGCATTCCTATGCGCAGCAGCTCGCTCAACTCGACTTAGCCGTGGACACCGTGCCTCGGATGCGGCTGCGCGCGGATATGACGGTTTTGCCCAACGAGATCATTGCCGATGGCCCGGTCCCCCTGGGTCGCATCATCCCCGCCGGCATCGATTCCTCCGGCCAGCCCACCCGTGCCCGCCTTGTGGTCTTTCGCATGCCGGTGGAACAACGGACCGCAAACGCACAAGAGCGGCAAGATCTCTTAACCACGATCTTGACCGCTCTCGTTGCCAACTATCTCAACTTAGATCCCCGGGATATCGACCCGGACTACCAGTGGTGA